The following are encoded in a window of Echeneis naucrates chromosome 19, fEcheNa1.1, whole genome shotgun sequence genomic DNA:
- the get4 gene encoding Golgi to ER traffic protein 4 homolog codes for MSEQESLRCSTARNRGGVQRVEGKLRASVEKGDYYEAHQMYRTLFFRYMSQAKHAEARELMYNGALLFFSYNQQNSAADLSMLVLEVLEKSETKVEDEILESLAKLFSLMDQNSPERVAFVSRALKWSTGGSGKLGHPKLHQLLAVTLWKEQNYSESRYHFLHSSDGEGCAQMLVEYSASRGFRSEVDMFVVQAVLQFLCLKNKNSASVVFSTYTEKHPSIEKGPPFVQPLLNFIWFLLLAVDGGKLTVFTVLCEQYQPSLKRDPMYNEYLDRIGQLFFGVPPKQSPSYGGLLGNLLNSLMGAGEDDDGAEEAHEDSSPIELD; via the exons ATGTCGGAGCAGGAGTCTCTGAGGTGCTCCACTGCCAGAAATCGCGGAGGCGTCCAGAGGGTCGAAGGAAAACTGCGAGCCAGCGTAGAAAAGGGGGATTACTATGAAGCACATCAAATGTATAGGACTTTATTTTTTAG GTACATGTCACAGGCAAAACATGCTGAGGCCAGGGAGCTGATGTACAATGGCGCTCTACTCTTCTTCAGCTACAACCAG CAAAACAGTGCAGCAGACCTGTCCATGCTGGTGCTGGAGGTTTTGGAGAAATCTGAGACAAAAGTTGAAGATGAAATATTAG AAAGCCTGGCTAAACTGTTTAGCCTGATGGACCAGAACTCTCCAGAGAGAGTAGCGTTTGTCTCAAGAGCCTTGAAATGGTCCACAGGAGGATCCGGCAAGTTGGGTCACCCAAAACTACACCAGCTGCTAGCTGTCACCTTGTGGAAAG AGCAAAACTACAGTGAGTCTCGTTACCACTTTCTCCACTCGTCTGATGGGGAGGGCTGCGCACAGATGCTAGTGGAGTATTCAGCTTCACGAGGCTTCCGCAGTGAGGTTGACATGTTTGTGGTGCAGGCCGTCCTACA GTTCCTCTgcttaaagaacaaaaatagtGCTTCTGTGGTGTTCagcacatacacagagaaacacCCGTCCATAGAGAAGGGCCCCCCCTTCGTCCAACCTCTACTAAACTTTATCTGGTTTCTGCTGCTGGCAGTGGATGG GGGTAAATTAACAGTTTTCACAGTGTTATGTGAACAATATCAACCTTCCCTGAAGAGGGACCCCATGTATAATGAG TATCTTGACAGAATAGGACAGCTTTTCTTTGGAGTTCCACCAAAACAGTCTCCATCATATGGTGGGCTGCTAG GAAACCTGCTGAACAGCCTGATGGGAGCAGGTGAAGACGACGATGGGGCTGAGGAAGCCCACGAGGACAGCAGCCCCATAGAGCTGGATTGA